In Fibrobacter sp., a single genomic region encodes these proteins:
- the recN gene encoding DNA repair protein RecN gives MLKSLSINGFTLIAKQEVPFHEGFTAITGETGAGKSVLMKALRLICGDRGQSSMVRAGEEKAVIEGIFDIKKLPQVKELLATLEIDSDDELIIRREILENGKGRARVNGAVVSLSDLEKIGDLLIQMHGQSEQLLLRDVRTHTQMLDDYAGNGELLKNYSKLWSEWNSIRNKISETESRAKELAAQKDFLKFQFDELSKANLKLGEEEELEEKVSRGSKGEVEQNYLMEIQTLVGNDNGILDQTQSLLSKLKGLAQKIPHYEEDLQALIEVSDPFESICKDLMRRTPEKSLSAAELDRANGRIAEIQKLKRKYRTDVAGLLELTEKRKEELGCIENLDSDLEELNRQLKACSDKLEKAATELSDSRKKAAAVFDKTVESNLQSLGMPKAVFKTQIAEQALSSSGKDRIEFLLAPNPGEGEKSLQKAVSGGELSRVLLAIKTVMAELDAVPLLIFDEVDSGISGEVGNRIGESLRNLGKHHQVLTITHLHQVASRANHQISVSKAETDGRTFTSVKDLDYEGRIEELVRMLGENSEITREHAKQLLENNR, from the coding sequence ATGTTGAAGTCCCTGAGTATAAACGGTTTCACGCTAATTGCCAAGCAAGAGGTTCCTTTCCACGAGGGCTTTACCGCCATCACCGGCGAAACCGGTGCAGGCAAGTCCGTGCTGATGAAGGCCCTGCGGCTCATCTGCGGTGACCGCGGGCAGTCTTCTATGGTCCGTGCAGGCGAAGAAAAGGCCGTCATCGAAGGAATCTTCGACATCAAGAAACTCCCCCAGGTCAAGGAACTGCTCGCCACCCTCGAAATCGACAGCGACGACGAGCTCATTATCCGCAGGGAGATTCTCGAAAACGGCAAGGGCAGGGCCCGGGTCAACGGAGCCGTAGTAAGCCTTTCCGATCTGGAAAAGATTGGAGACCTGCTCATCCAGATGCACGGCCAGAGCGAGCAGCTGCTGTTGCGGGACGTGCGTACCCACACCCAGATGCTGGACGACTACGCCGGCAACGGCGAACTTTTGAAGAACTACTCCAAGCTCTGGAGCGAATGGAATTCTATACGCAACAAGATTTCCGAAACGGAATCCAGGGCCAAGGAACTGGCCGCCCAGAAAGACTTTCTGAAATTCCAGTTCGACGAACTTTCCAAGGCAAACCTGAAGCTGGGCGAAGAAGAAGAACTGGAAGAAAAGGTCAGCCGCGGAAGCAAGGGCGAAGTCGAACAGAACTACCTGATGGAAATCCAGACCCTTGTAGGTAACGACAACGGCATCCTGGACCAGACCCAAAGCTTGCTCTCTAAGCTGAAGGGGCTCGCACAAAAAATTCCCCACTACGAAGAGGACCTGCAGGCCCTCATAGAAGTTTCGGACCCCTTCGAAAGCATCTGCAAAGACCTGATGCGCCGGACACCGGAAAAGTCCCTCAGCGCCGCCGAGCTGGACCGCGCCAACGGGCGCATCGCCGAAATCCAGAAGCTCAAGCGCAAGTACCGCACCGACGTCGCAGGCCTCCTGGAACTCACCGAAAAACGCAAAGAGGAACTGGGCTGCATCGAGAACCTGGACAGCGACCTTGAAGAACTGAACAGGCAGCTCAAGGCCTGCTCCGACAAACTGGAAAAGGCCGCGACGGAACTTTCCGACAGCCGCAAGAAGGCGGCGGCCGTCTTCGACAAGACGGTAGAAAGCAACCTGCAGAGTCTCGGCATGCCCAAGGCCGTATTCAAGACGCAAATTGCCGAACAGGCGCTTTCGTCAAGCGGAAAAGACCGTATCGAGTTCCTGCTGGCCCCGAACCCGGGCGAAGGTGAAAAAAGCCTGCAGAAGGCAGTCTCCGGCGGTGAACTTTCCCGCGTACTACTTGCCATCAAGACCGTCATGGCCGAACTGGACGCCGTACCGCTCCTGATTTTTGACGAAGTGGATTCCGGCATCAGCGGAGAGGTAGGAAACCGCATTGGCGAATCCCTGCGGAACCTGGGCAAGCACCACCAGGTATTGACCATCACCCACCTGCACCAGGTGGCAAGCCGTGCCAATCACCAGATTTCTGTCAGCAAGGCCGAAACAGACGGTCGTACATTTACTAGCGTTAAGGACCTGGATTACGAAGGTCGCATTGAAGAATTGGTCCGCATGCTGGGCGAAAATTCCGAAATCACTCGTGAACACGCGAAACAACTCTTGGAGAACAACCGATGA
- the pgsA gene encoding CDP-diacylglycerol--glycerol-3-phosphate 3-phosphatidyltransferase, producing the protein MNEVTKTEVRFRNRLWSVLRAIVFICVIAFIWQGMTKMATAFVAIALIMGWFKLYQLRGQDIEKPYYKLWLNFIDGFLSFAVMTSIFVRELVYTESVEKILGVGCALLLARLIAHTLFSLGVLREGKKLPHKRRWSKLANLATTITMGVYLLNLEEYQQICMVATILLILASTVAYAYWYYRDPAHRKPLSIASQLTMSRIVLTPFFLWVFFYDNDLDYSNNSLVFKVLALVMVLGFMLTDFLDGKLARAMGEVSTLGKYLDPFSDKISNMTIFMCFIATGYAPVWMVALIYFRESSVETLRTLAASEGMIMPARRSGKWKTALQGIGIVAILLGAIDPVQKLIPNFESIWNVFPQAVMGVITAITIISGIDYFVSSKHILKKFV; encoded by the coding sequence ATGAACGAGGTCACAAAAACAGAGGTTCGTTTCCGCAACCGCCTTTGGAGCGTACTTAGGGCAATTGTCTTTATCTGCGTTATTGCCTTTATATGGCAAGGCATGACCAAGATGGCAACCGCCTTTGTGGCTATCGCCCTTATTATGGGCTGGTTCAAGCTATACCAGCTTCGCGGTCAAGATATTGAAAAACCCTATTACAAGCTATGGCTCAACTTTATCGACGGTTTCCTCTCCTTTGCTGTCATGACCAGTATCTTCGTACGGGAACTGGTCTATACCGAAAGCGTCGAAAAAATTCTCGGCGTGGGCTGCGCCCTGCTCCTCGCCCGCCTTATCGCCCACACCCTGTTCTCCCTGGGCGTTCTTCGCGAAGGCAAGAAGCTCCCCCACAAGAGGCGCTGGAGCAAGCTTGCAAACCTCGCCACCACCATCACCATGGGCGTCTACCTGCTGAACCTTGAAGAATACCAGCAGATATGCATGGTGGCAACCATCCTCTTGATTCTCGCCTCTACCGTCGCTTACGCCTACTGGTACTATCGCGACCCCGCCCACCGAAAGCCCCTTTCTATCGCAAGCCAGCTTACCATGAGCCGTATCGTGCTCACCCCCTTCTTCTTGTGGGTGTTCTTCTACGACAACGATTTGGACTACAGCAACAACAGCCTTGTGTTCAAGGTGCTTGCCCTGGTCATGGTTCTCGGTTTTATGCTCACGGATTTCCTGGACGGAAAGCTCGCCCGTGCCATGGGCGAAGTCAGCACCCTGGGCAAATACCTGGACCCATTCAGCGACAAGATTTCCAACATGACCATTTTCATGTGCTTTATCGCCACTGGCTACGCCCCGGTGTGGATGGTAGCACTTATCTACTTTAGGGAATCTAGTGTCGAGACCCTCCGGACACTTGCCGCCAGCGAAGGCATGATTATGCCCGCCCGCCGTAGCGGTAAGTGGAAAACCGCCCTCCAGGGAATCGGCATCGTGGCTATACTTCTTGGGGCGATCGACCCCGTGCAAAAGCTGATTCCGAATTTCGAATCCATCTGGAATGTTTTCCCTCAGGCTGTCATGGGAGTCATTACCGCCATCACCATCATCAGCGGTATCGACTATTTCGTGTCCAGCAAGCATATCTTGAAAAAATTCGTCTAG
- the trmB gene encoding tRNA (guanosine(46)-N7)-methyltransferase TrmB: MEKEEKEIVVPEFYRDLNEDPEKKGLWHYVFRSDDGRKPIRTPDGKPHKLPFQWKDMFPNENGHIEVEIGSGKGTFMIEYAQKHPDYFIMGSEWDYTWAAFAHTRMESRKVLNNAAMLRGDVFYFLRDAVKDNTVDAFHMYFPDPWPKERHHKNRLLRPDFLAEVARVLKPGKRIFYWGTDHKEYNEIALETFDAFPGCKVIVRNTAEPTEGISTGFERKYKKEGRPIYRSVIEFEK, encoded by the coding sequence ATGGAAAAAGAAGAAAAAGAAATTGTCGTTCCTGAATTTTACAGGGACCTAAACGAAGACCCCGAAAAGAAGGGGCTCTGGCACTACGTGTTCCGGAGCGACGACGGACGAAAGCCTATCCGCACGCCCGACGGCAAGCCCCACAAGCTCCCCTTCCAGTGGAAGGACATGTTCCCGAACGAAAACGGCCACATCGAAGTGGAAATCGGTAGCGGCAAGGGAACCTTCATGATCGAATACGCCCAGAAGCATCCGGATTACTTTATCATGGGAAGCGAATGGGACTACACCTGGGCCGCATTCGCCCATACGCGGATGGAAAGCCGAAAGGTCTTGAACAATGCCGCCATGCTCCGGGGTGACGTGTTCTACTTTTTGCGGGATGCCGTCAAGGACAATACCGTTGACGCCTTCCACATGTACTTTCCGGACCCTTGGCCCAAGGAACGCCACCACAAGAACAGGCTTCTGCGACCGGATTTCTTGGCAGAAGTAGCCAGAGTTTTAAAACCCGGCAAGAGGATTTTCTACTGGGGTACCGACCACAAAGAATACAACGAAATCGCCCTGGAAACTTTTGACGCTTTCCCGGGCTGCAAGGTGATTGTGCGCAATACCGCAGAACCTACCGAAGGTATTTCTACCGGCTTTGAACGCAAGTACAAGAAAGAAGGTCGTCCCATCTACCGAAGCGTCATTGAATTCGAAAAGTGA